In a genomic window of Mucilaginibacter sp. KACC 22063:
- a CDS encoding NAD(P)H-quinone oxidoreductase: MKAVVITQPGGPEVLQVQDRPQPKPGANEVLIRVAAAGVNRPDVFQRKGNYPAPAGVPTDIPGMDIAGTVVEAGANVTRWQVGDKVCALVGGGGYAEYCVAPEGQCLPVPDNVSMIEAASLPETFFTVWTNVFDRGQLQPGESLLVHGGSSGIGVAAIQIAKAMGSKVYVTAGSDEKCAFCENLGADTAINYNKHNFKELIMNLTDGKGVNVILDMIGGDYTPDNLHCLAEEGRLVQINAVKGNTVQVDIALVMRKRLTITGSTLRSRDTFFKAAIAQNLEKHVWPLLASGMIQPVIYETFAAEQVAKAHELMESSRHMGKIMLSFE; this comes from the coding sequence ATGAAAGCAGTAGTAATTACGCAACCCGGTGGCCCTGAAGTATTACAGGTACAGGATCGCCCGCAGCCCAAGCCCGGCGCTAACGAGGTATTGATTAGAGTAGCCGCCGCAGGCGTTAACCGCCCCGACGTTTTTCAACGAAAGGGAAATTATCCTGCCCCTGCCGGGGTACCCACAGATATACCCGGGATGGATATTGCAGGCACCGTTGTTGAAGCTGGCGCCAATGTTACCCGTTGGCAGGTTGGCGATAAAGTTTGCGCACTGGTAGGCGGTGGCGGATATGCCGAATACTGCGTTGCGCCTGAAGGACAATGTTTGCCCGTGCCTGATAATGTTTCGATGATAGAAGCTGCATCTTTGCCAGAAACCTTCTTTACCGTGTGGACCAATGTGTTTGACCGTGGTCAGTTACAACCCGGCGAATCATTACTGGTACATGGCGGAAGCAGCGGCATTGGCGTAGCAGCCATACAAATTGCCAAAGCAATGGGCAGCAAAGTTTATGTAACGGCAGGCTCTGACGAAAAATGCGCTTTTTGCGAAAACCTTGGCGCAGATACTGCCATCAATTATAATAAGCACAACTTTAAAGAACTAATCATGAACCTTACTGACGGTAAGGGTGTAAATGTAATATTAGATATGATCGGCGGCGATTATACGCCTGATAACCTGCACTGCCTTGCCGAAGAAGGCCGTCTGGTGCAGATCAACGCTGTTAAAGGCAATACCGTGCAGGTAGATATTGCGCTGGTCATGCGCAAGCGTTTAACAATTACAGGCTCTACCCTGCGCAGCCGCGACACTTTCTTTAAAGCGGCAATTGCACAAAACCTTGAAAAGCATGTCTGGCCGCTACTGGCATCAGGTATGATACAGCCGGTTATTTATGAAACCTTTGCTGCAGAACAAGTAGCCAAGGCGCATGAATTGATGGAAAGCAGCAGGCATATGGGTAAAATTATGCTTAGTTTTGAGTGA
- the ilvN gene encoding acetolactate synthase small subunit: MEKKEFNITVYTENQIGLLNRIAIIFTRRKINIDSLNTSPSEIHGIHRFNIVIDETEDVVRKLCRQIEKQVEVLKVYYHTNEDVIWQEMALYKVPADIIAEKASVERLLRENGARAVVIRKDYIVFETTGHREETDNLIKVLQPFGLIEFVRSARVAIIKDSEGFNSKLREFEKEQPGEEVIENEYLNQGQKVFTM; encoded by the coding sequence ATGGAAAAGAAGGAATTTAACATCACCGTATATACCGAAAACCAGATTGGTTTACTGAATAGAATTGCTATTATCTTTACCCGCCGTAAGATTAATATCGACAGCCTGAATACCTCGCCGTCAGAAATCCACGGCATCCACAGGTTTAACATCGTTATAGATGAAACCGAAGATGTGGTGCGTAAACTTTGCCGCCAGATTGAAAAGCAGGTTGAAGTACTTAAAGTATACTATCATACCAATGAAGACGTTATCTGGCAAGAAATGGCGCTTTACAAAGTACCGGCTGATATTATTGCAGAGAAAGCAAGCGTTGAGCGTTTACTACGCGAAAACGGTGCACGTGCGGTTGTGATCCGTAAAGACTATATCGTGTTTGAAACTACCGGCCACCGCGAAGAAACTGACAACCTGATTAAGGTATTGCAGCCTTTCGGCCTGATAGAGTTTGTACGCAGCGCACGTGTAGCTATTATAAAAGATAGCGAAGGCTTTAACTCAAAACTACGCGAGTTTGAAAAAGAACAGCCGGGCGAAGAGGTAATAGAGAACGAATATTTAAATCAGGGACAGAAAGTATTTACCATGTAA
- a CDS encoding adenylate kinase → MLNLVLFGPPGAGKGTQSQNIIEKFGLIHLSTGDLLRSEIANGTVLGLEAKKLMDQGLLVPDEVVIGMISNKLDSNKDAKGFIFDGFPRTVAQAEALDELLASKNSSISGMIALEVNPEELEHRLLLRGKDSGRPDDQNPEVIRKRIKEYNEKTAVVADFYKAQNKFTAINGIGSINEIFDAISKVIEKY, encoded by the coding sequence ATGCTAAACTTAGTATTGTTTGGTCCTCCCGGAGCGGGCAAGGGAACTCAATCACAAAACATTATCGAAAAATTCGGCCTTATACACCTTTCAACCGGTGATCTGCTCCGAAGCGAAATTGCAAACGGTACTGTACTTGGCCTTGAAGCCAAAAAACTGATGGATCAGGGCTTACTTGTTCCGGATGAGGTGGTGATTGGCATGATCAGCAATAAGCTTGACAGTAACAAGGATGCTAAAGGCTTTATTTTCGACGGTTTTCCGCGTACTGTAGCACAGGCAGAAGCATTAGACGAATTACTTGCCAGCAAGAACTCATCAATTTCAGGCATGATCGCTCTTGAGGTTAACCCTGAAGAGTTAGAGCATCGCCTGTTATTAAGAGGTAAAGATTCTGGCCGTCCGGATGATCAGAACCCTGAAGTTATCCGCAAACGCATTAAAGAATATAACGAGAAAACTGCTGTTGTTGCTGATTTCTATAAAGCGCAGAACAAGTTTACAGCTATAAATGGTATCGGTTCTATCAACGAGATATTCGATGCCATTAGTAAGGTGATAGAAAAATATTAA
- a CDS encoding redoxin domain-containing protein, with amino-acid sequence MSLQTGQPAPQFTLVSSELKEVSLSDFKGQKVVIHFFPMAFTGVCTTQLCTMRDSFGYYEGLNAQILGISVDSPFTLAKFKEENNYQFPLLSDFNKTVSEAYGALYNEFVFGLKGVSKRAAFVIDENQQVIYAEVLESAGDLPNFEAIAEIVK; translated from the coding sequence ATGTCATTACAAACAGGACAACCAGCCCCACAGTTCACTTTAGTATCTTCAGAACTTAAAGAAGTTTCTTTGTCAGATTTTAAAGGACAAAAAGTGGTGATACATTTTTTTCCGATGGCTTTTACGGGTGTTTGCACCACACAGTTATGTACCATGCGCGATAGCTTTGGTTATTACGAAGGCTTAAACGCACAGATTTTAGGTATCTCTGTCGATTCGCCTTTTACCCTGGCTAAGTTTAAAGAAGAGAATAATTACCAGTTTCCGCTGCTGTCTGATTTCAATAAAACAGTATCCGAAGCGTACGGTGCATTGTATAACGAGTTTGTTTTTGGTTTAAAAGGTGTATCTAAACGTGCAGCTTTTGTAATTGATGAAAACCAGCAAGTAATTTATGCTGAGGTGCTTGAGTCGGCTGGCGACCTGCCAAACTTTGAGGCCATTGCAGAAATTGTAAAGTAA
- the gap gene encoding type I glyceraldehyde-3-phosphate dehydrogenase gives MRIAINGFGRIGRIFLRNILQREGIEVIAINDITDTQTLAHLFKYDSVHRGFKGTVTADADNLYINNKTIKVLAQRDPKLLPWKDLDIDLVVESTGKFATAEGGQMHLEAGAKQVIISAPATKDVPTVVLGVNDDRIDFNSPILSNASCTTNNVAAMVKVLDDNWGVKEGYITTVHSMTGDQNLHDAPHKDLRRARAASGSIIPTTTGAAKAITSIFPHLDGMLGGAGIRVPVLNGSLTDFTCELNKPATVEEINTAFKAASEGAMKDILEYTEDPIVSTDILGNPHSCVFDAQLTSVVGGLTKVVGWYDNEMGYSSRLADLVDRIISEKPESRDKNQ, from the coding sequence ATGAGAATTGCCATAAATGGATTCGGCCGCATTGGGCGCATCTTTTTAAGAAATATATTACAGCGCGAAGGGATAGAAGTAATAGCTATTAACGATATTACAGATACCCAAACCCTGGCGCATTTATTTAAGTATGATTCGGTACACCGGGGGTTTAAAGGTACGGTAACCGCTGATGCCGATAATTTATATATTAACAACAAAACGATAAAAGTTTTGGCTCAACGCGACCCTAAACTTTTACCATGGAAAGATCTGGATATAGATTTGGTTGTTGAGTCGACAGGCAAGTTTGCAACAGCCGAAGGCGGCCAAATGCACCTGGAAGCAGGAGCAAAGCAGGTAATTATATCTGCACCGGCTACCAAAGATGTACCTACTGTGGTTTTAGGTGTAAATGATGACCGTATAGATTTTAATTCGCCGATACTATCAAATGCCTCATGCACTACTAATAATGTAGCTGCTATGGTAAAGGTGCTGGATGATAACTGGGGCGTGAAGGAAGGTTACATTACAACTGTACACTCTATGACCGGCGACCAGAACCTACACGATGCGCCACATAAAGATCTGCGCAGGGCAAGGGCAGCATCGGGGTCAATTATACCCACAACCACAGGAGCGGCAAAGGCCATTACATCCATATTTCCGCATTTGGATGGTATGCTTGGTGGTGCAGGAATACGGGTGCCAGTGTTAAACGGTTCATTAACAGACTTTACCTGCGAGCTGAATAAACCGGCTACCGTAGAAGAAATCAACACTGCGTTTAAAGCTGCATCTGAAGGGGCTATGAAAGATATTTTGGAATATACCGAAGATCCGATTGTGTCGACAGATATTTTAGGCAATCCGCATAGTTGCGTTTTTGATGCGCAGTTAACATCTGTAGTAGGCGGTTTAACCAAGGTTGTGGGTTGGTATGATAATGAAATGGGCTACTCGAGCAGGCTGGCTGATTTGGTTGATCGTATTATTTCTGAGAAACCAGAATCAAGAGACAAGAACCAGTAA
- the atpC gene encoding ATP synthase F1 subunit epsilon yields the protein MTLEILTPDKKVFEGEVVSVTVPGTMGSFEILNNHAPIISTLEDGKLTVRATTGGKGEVYMIHGGVVEVLNNKVMVLAEGITTR from the coding sequence ATGACATTAGAAATCCTTACACCCGATAAAAAAGTATTTGAAGGCGAAGTAGTTTCGGTTACTGTACCTGGTACTATGGGGTCTTTTGAGATATTGAACAACCACGCGCCTATCATCTCTACTTTAGAAGATGGTAAACTTACTGTACGCGCAACTACAGGTGGCAAAGGAGAAGTTTACATGATACATGGCGGTGTTGTTGAAGTATTGAATAACAAAGTGATGGTTTTAGCCGAAGGCATTACCACTCGCTAA
- the obgE gene encoding GTPase ObgE has product MSQGSNFVDYVKICCRSGHGGAGSSHLHRDKHTAKGGPDGGDGGRGGHVIVKGNAQLWTLLHLKYRKHIIAGNGDSGGSTLKTGKTGMDEILEVPLGTIAKNAETGETIFEITQDGETKILTPGGRGGLGNWHFKSATQQTPRFAQPGEPGQEEWNILELKLLADVGLVGFPNAGKSTLLSVVSAAKPEIADYAFTTIVPNLGIVSYRDNKSFVMADIPGIIEGASKGKGLGFRFLRHIERNSVLLFMIPADTNRTLKQEYEILLDELEEYNPELVHKPRVLAITKSDLLDDELVQEMKQELPANIPSIFISSIAQKGLLELKDLLWKEINRAV; this is encoded by the coding sequence ATGTCTCAAGGTTCAAATTTTGTTGATTATGTAAAAATATGCTGCCGTTCTGGCCATGGCGGTGCTGGTTCTTCGCACCTGCATCGTGATAAGCATACGGCAAAAGGCGGCCCTGATGGCGGCGATGGCGGCCGTGGCGGGCACGTAATAGTTAAGGGTAATGCCCAGCTTTGGACATTGCTTCACTTAAAATACCGCAAGCATATTATTGCCGGTAACGGCGATTCGGGCGGCAGTACCTTAAAAACCGGCAAAACCGGTATGGACGAAATTCTGGAAGTGCCGCTTGGTACCATTGCTAAAAATGCGGAGACCGGCGAAACCATTTTTGAAATTACTCAGGATGGTGAAACCAAAATTTTAACTCCTGGCGGACGCGGTGGTTTAGGTAACTGGCACTTTAAATCGGCTACACAGCAAACACCCCGTTTTGCACAACCCGGCGAACCCGGCCAGGAAGAATGGAATATCCTGGAGCTTAAATTGCTGGCCGATGTAGGCTTGGTTGGTTTCCCTAATGCTGGTAAATCTACTTTGCTTTCTGTGGTATCGGCTGCAAAACCAGAGATTGCTGATTATGCCTTTACTACTATAGTCCCAAATTTGGGTATTGTATCTTATCGAGATAATAAATCGTTCGTGATGGCTGATATCCCGGGAATCATTGAAGGTGCATCAAAAGGTAAGGGCTTAGGCTTCCGTTTCCTGCGCCATATCGAGCGTAACTCGGTATTGTTGTTCATGATTCCGGCTGATACAAACCGTACCTTAAAACAGGAATACGAGATATTGCTGGACGAACTGGAAGAATATAATCCGGAATTAGTACATAAACCACGTGTGCTGGCGATTACCAAATCAGACCTGCTCGACGATGAACTGGTACAGGAAATGAAGCAGGAGTTACCAGCTAATATTCCTTCTATCTTTATCTCATCCATTGCACAAAAAGGCCTTTTAGAATTAAAAGACCTGCTTTGGAAAGAGATCAATCGCGCGGTGTAG
- the ilvB gene encoding biosynthetic-type acetolactate synthase large subunit: MNETAFAQQETATAAEEKPTVELTGSAALLEALIAEGVDTIFGYPGGAIMPVYDALFDYKDKLNHILVRHEQGGIHAGQGYARTSGKVGVVFATSGPGATNLVTGLADAQIDSTPLVCITGQVFAHLLGTDAFQETDVINITTPITKWNYQVTDANEIPEAIAKAFYIAKSGRPGPVLIDITKNAQVQKFEYKGYTPCNHIRSYRPKPIVRQQYIQEAAELINNAKQPFILWGQGVILGSAENEFKAFVEKSGIPAAWTIMGAGAIPSDHPQNVGMLGMHGNYGPNVLTNECDVLIAIGMRFDDRVTGRLDKYAKQAKVIHLDIDPAEIDKNVQTTVPVWGDCKETLPLLTAAVEQKQHTEWLARFNDYTRQEEEAVINNELHPQEGEMTMGEVIDTLNQLTNGDAVIVTDVGQHQMVACRYAKLNKTRSNVTSGGLGTMGFALPAAIGAKFGAQDRTVVAVIGDGGVQMTIQELGTIMQSGIDVKIMILNNQFLGMVRQWQELFNSRRYSFVDIQSPDFVKVAEGYGIPGRSISDRSDLKEALEQMLNNPGSFLLEVMVTKENNVFPMVPQGCSVSEIRLK, encoded by the coding sequence ATGAACGAGACAGCATTTGCACAGCAGGAAACAGCAACTGCGGCTGAAGAGAAGCCGACGGTTGAATTGACAGGATCTGCCGCCTTATTGGAGGCATTAATTGCTGAGGGCGTCGATACCATTTTCGGGTATCCGGGTGGCGCTATTATGCCCGTCTACGATGCGCTCTTTGATTACAAAGATAAGCTGAATCATATTTTAGTCCGCCACGAACAGGGTGGTATCCATGCCGGCCAGGGTTATGCCCGTACATCCGGCAAGGTAGGTGTGGTATTTGCAACCAGCGGTCCGGGTGCTACAAACCTTGTAACTGGCTTGGCAGATGCTCAGATCGATAGTACGCCACTGGTGTGTATCACAGGACAGGTGTTTGCTCACTTATTAGGGACCGATGCTTTCCAGGAAACAGACGTGATCAACATCACCACGCCTATTACAAAATGGAACTACCAGGTAACCGATGCAAACGAAATCCCTGAAGCGATAGCCAAAGCATTTTATATTGCGAAAAGCGGCCGTCCGGGACCAGTTTTAATCGACATCACCAAGAACGCACAAGTTCAGAAATTTGAATATAAAGGTTATACACCTTGCAATCATATCCGCAGCTATCGTCCAAAACCAATTGTTCGTCAGCAATACATACAAGAGGCTGCAGAATTAATCAACAATGCTAAACAGCCTTTTATCCTTTGGGGACAAGGCGTAATATTAGGCAGTGCCGAAAACGAATTTAAAGCCTTTGTAGAAAAATCTGGCATCCCTGCTGCATGGACAATCATGGGTGCTGGTGCTATTCCTTCAGACCATCCGCAAAACGTAGGGATGCTGGGTATGCACGGCAATTATGGCCCTAACGTTTTAACCAACGAATGCGATGTATTAATTGCCATTGGTATGCGTTTCGACGATCGTGTAACCGGCCGCTTAGATAAATATGCTAAACAGGCTAAAGTAATTCACCTGGATATTGACCCGGCGGAAATCGATAAAAACGTACAAACAACCGTACCTGTATGGGGCGATTGTAAAGAGACCCTACCATTACTTACGGCAGCTGTAGAACAAAAACAGCACACCGAATGGTTAGCGCGTTTCAATGATTATACCCGCCAGGAAGAAGAAGCCGTTATCAACAATGAGCTGCATCCGCAGGAAGGCGAAATGACTATGGGCGAGGTGATCGATACCCTTAACCAGCTAACTAATGGCGATGCAGTTATTGTAACCGACGTTGGCCAGCACCAAATGGTGGCCTGCCGTTATGCTAAGCTTAATAAAACCCGCAGCAATGTAACCAGCGGCGGCTTAGGTACTATGGGCTTTGCATTACCTGCAGCTATCGGCGCAAAATTTGGCGCACAAGACCGTACCGTTGTAGCTGTTATCGGCGATGGTGGTGTGCAAATGACCATTCAGGAATTGGGTACTATTATGCAAAGCGGCATTGATGTTAAAATCATGATCCTGAACAACCAGTTTTTAGGCATGGTACGCCAGTGGCAAGAATTATTTAATTCCCGCCGTTATTCGTTCGTAGATATACAAAGCCCAGACTTTGTTAAAGTAGCCGAAGGCTATGGTATACCCGGCAGAAGCATCAGCGACCGTAGCGACCTTAAAGAAGCTTTAGAACAAATGCTTAACAATCCAGGCTCGTTCTTGCTGGAAGTTATGGTAACCAAAGAAAACAATGTGTTCCCGATGGTGCCACAAGGTTGCAGCGTAAGCGAAATCAGGTTAAAATAA
- the ilvD gene encoding dihydroxy-acid dehydratase: protein MSNTTDTPNSVEMNRYSKTLTADPTQPAAQAMLYGIGLTDEDMKKPQVGVASMGYDGNTCNMHLNDLAKVIKQSIWDENLVGLIFNTIGVSDGMSNGTEGMRYSLVSRDIIADSIEAVCGAQYYDGLITIPGCDKNMPGSLIAMGRLNRPSIMVYGGTIKPGHWKGEDLNIVSAFEALGKKIAGQIDDVDFMGVVKNACPSAGACGGIYTANTMAAAIEALGMSLPYSSSNPALSEEKQAECRAAGKYIYKLLEKDIKPSDIMTRKAFENAIITIMVMGGSTNAVLHLIAMAKSVGVPLTQDDFQELTNRTPLLADMKPSGKYMMEDLHKVGGVPAVMKYLLKLGWLHGECLTVTGKTLAENLADVPELDFDKQDIIRPVEKAIKATGHLQILYGNLATGGSVAKITGKEGERFEGPARVFDGEFELIHGIQTGRVKKGDVVVIRNVGPKGAPGMPEMLKPTSAIFGAGLGSSVALITDGRFSGGTHGFVVGHITPEAFDGGNIAFVNDDDIIVIDAINNTMNVMISDEELAARKAAWVQPKLRVTKGVLYKYAKSVTTAAEGCVTDGE, encoded by the coding sequence ATGAGCAATACCACTGATACCCCAAACAGTGTAGAAATGAACCGCTACAGCAAAACCTTAACCGCCGACCCTACCCAACCGGCAGCACAGGCTATGCTGTATGGTATTGGCTTAACAGACGAAGACATGAAAAAGCCCCAAGTTGGCGTTGCCAGCATGGGTTATGACGGCAATACCTGTAATATGCACCTTAACGACCTTGCTAAGGTTATAAAGCAAAGCATTTGGGACGAAAACCTTGTCGGGCTTATATTTAATACTATTGGTGTAAGCGATGGCATGAGCAACGGTACCGAAGGTATGCGCTACTCATTAGTTAGCCGTGATATTATTGCAGACTCTATTGAAGCCGTTTGCGGCGCACAATATTATGATGGTTTAATCACCATTCCGGGTTGCGATAAAAACATGCCCGGCTCATTGATCGCTATGGGCCGACTTAACCGCCCTTCTATTATGGTTTATGGTGGTACCATTAAACCGGGCCACTGGAAAGGTGAAGACCTTAACATTGTTTCGGCATTTGAGGCTTTAGGTAAAAAAATTGCCGGCCAGATTGACGACGTTGATTTTATGGGCGTTGTTAAGAATGCTTGTCCAAGCGCAGGTGCCTGTGGTGGTATTTATACCGCTAACACCATGGCCGCTGCCATTGAGGCATTGGGCATGAGCTTACCATATTCATCATCAAACCCGGCACTAAGCGAAGAAAAACAGGCTGAATGCCGCGCAGCAGGTAAATACATTTATAAGCTGCTTGAAAAAGACATTAAGCCGTCTGATATCATGACGCGTAAAGCATTTGAGAACGCTATTATCACTATTATGGTGATGGGCGGTTCAACCAATGCTGTATTGCACTTAATTGCGATGGCAAAAAGCGTAGGCGTGCCTTTAACTCAGGATGATTTCCAGGAACTAACCAACCGTACCCCATTGTTGGCCGACATGAAACCAAGCGGCAAATACATGATGGAAGACCTGCACAAAGTAGGCGGTGTTCCCGCGGTAATGAAATACTTATTGAAATTGGGCTGGTTACACGGCGAATGCTTAACCGTTACCGGTAAAACATTAGCTGAAAACCTTGCCGACGTTCCTGAACTTGACTTTGATAAACAAGATATCATCCGTCCGGTTGAAAAAGCGATTAAAGCTACCGGGCACTTACAAATATTATACGGCAACCTTGCTACCGGCGGTAGCGTAGCCAAAATCACAGGCAAAGAAGGCGAGCGTTTTGAAGGCCCTGCCCGGGTATTTGACGGCGAATTTGAATTGATCCACGGTATACAAACAGGCCGTGTAAAAAAAGGCGATGTGGTTGTGATCCGCAATGTAGGCCCTAAGGGTGCACCTGGTATGCCTGAAATGCTGAAACCAACATCTGCCATTTTCGGTGCAGGTTTGGGCAGCTCTGTGGCATTGATCACTGATGGCCGTTTCAGTGGTGGTACGCATGGCTTTGTGGTTGGCCACATTACTCCCGAAGCATTTGATGGTGGTAATATTGCTTTTGTGAATGATGATGATATCATTGTTATTGATGCCATTAACAACACCATGAACGTAATGATCAGCGACGAAGAACTGGCAGCACGTAAAGCAGCATGGGTACAACCTAAGCTAAGAGTAACAAAAGGCGTATTATATAAATACGCAAAAAGCGTAACAACAGCAGCAGAAGGCTGTGTAACAGACGGAGAATAA
- a CDS encoding VOC family protein → MFKFSLDTIIFYVQNVDLLRAFYSDVFNLHIIEEYESTWALLQAGHCNLGLHKIGAQYWDESKGTFKFDNNTKIVFEIEEDINQVREQLINKGVAMREIKTFDDYAYWLCDGEDPEGNVFQIKQRK, encoded by the coding sequence ATGTTCAAATTCAGCCTAGATACCATTATCTTTTACGTACAGAATGTAGATCTGTTAAGAGCCTTTTACTCCGATGTTTTTAACCTGCACATTATTGAAGAATATGAATCTACCTGGGCGCTGTTACAGGCAGGTCATTGCAATTTAGGCTTGCACAAAATTGGCGCTCAGTATTGGGACGAAAGTAAAGGCACATTTAAGTTTGACAACAATACCAAAATTGTCTTCGAAATTGAAGAGGATATTAACCAGGTGCGCGAACAGCTGATTAATAAAGGTGTGGCCATGCGCGAGATCAAAACTTTTGATGATTATGCCTATTGGCTTTGCGATGGTGAAGATCCGGAAGGCAACGTATTCCAGATCAAACAGCGGAAGTAA
- the atpD gene encoding F0F1 ATP synthase subunit beta, with protein MPNIGKISQIIGPVVDVSFSDDAHLPKIYNALEITRDNGQKVVLEVQQHLGEDRVRAIAMDSTDGLLRGMPVTDLESPIRMPIGDDIKGRVFNVVGAAIDGIEQLDTTNGRPIHNNPPRFEDLSTETEVLFTGIKVIDLLEPYAKGGKIGLFGGAGVGKTVLIQELINNIAKAYSGLSVFAGVGERTREGNDLLREMIESGIITYGEEFLHSMEEGGWDLSKVNKEVLKDSKATFVFGQMNEPPGARARVALSGLTIAEYFRDGDEDGKGRDILFFIDNIFRFTQAGSEVSALLGRMPSAVGYQPTLATEMGMMQERITSTKRGSITSVQAVYVPADDLTDPAPATTFAHLDATTVLSRKISELGIYPAVDPLDSTSRILSPTVLGDEHYNTAQRVKEILQRYKELQDIIAILGMDELSEEDKLTVHRARRVQRFLSQPFHVAEQFTGLKGVLVDIKETIKGFNMIMDGEVDQYPEAAFNLVGSIEDAIEKGKKLLAEANN; from the coding sequence ATGCCAAACATTGGAAAAATATCACAGATCATCGGTCCGGTAGTTGACGTAAGCTTTAGCGATGATGCACATCTTCCCAAAATCTATAACGCATTAGAGATTACCCGCGACAATGGTCAAAAAGTTGTTTTAGAAGTACAACAGCACTTAGGTGAAGACCGCGTGCGTGCCATTGCGATGGATTCTACTGATGGTTTACTGCGCGGAATGCCGGTAACAGATCTGGAATCGCCGATCAGAATGCCTATCGGTGATGATATTAAAGGCCGTGTATTTAACGTAGTAGGTGCAGCTATCGATGGCATCGAGCAGTTAGACACTACTAACGGTCGCCCTATCCACAATAACCCTCCAAGGTTTGAAGACCTTTCTACCGAAACTGAAGTATTATTCACCGGTATTAAAGTAATCGACCTTTTAGAGCCTTATGCTAAAGGTGGTAAAATCGGATTGTTCGGTGGTGCCGGTGTAGGCAAAACCGTATTGATCCAGGAGTTGATCAACAACATCGCGAAAGCATATTCTGGTTTATCAGTATTTGCCGGTGTAGGTGAGCGTACCCGTGAAGGTAACGACTTACTGCGTGAGATGATCGAGTCTGGCATTATCACTTACGGCGAAGAATTTTTACATTCAATGGAAGAAGGTGGCTGGGACCTTTCCAAGGTTAACAAAGAGGTATTAAAAGACTCTAAAGCAACCTTCGTGTTTGGCCAGATGAACGAGCCGCCAGGTGCACGTGCACGTGTTGCCCTTTCTGGTTTAACTATTGCTGAATATTTCCGCGATGGTGACGAAGATGGCAAAGGCCGTGACATCCTTTTCTTTATCGATAACATTTTCCGCTTTACACAAGCTGGTTCTGAAGTATCAGCGCTATTAGGCCGTATGCCATCAGCGGTAGGTTACCAGCCAACACTGGCTACCGAGATGGGTATGATGCAGGAGCGTATTACTTCAACCAAACGTGGTTCAATTACTTCAGTACAGGCAGTTTACGTACCTGCGGATGACTTGACCGACCCTGCGCCGGCTACAACTTTCGCCCACTTGGATGCAACTACCGTATTATCACGTAAAATTTCTGAGCTTGGTATCTATCCTGCGGTTGACCCTCTGGATTCAACTTCACGTATCCTTAGCCCAACTGTATTAGGCGACGAGCACTATAACACTGCTCAGCGCGTAAAAGAGATACTTCAGCGTTACAAAGAACTTCAGGATATCATCGCCATCTTGGGTATGGACGAGCTTTCTGAAGAAGATAAACTTACCGTTCACCGTGCACGCCGTGTACAACGTTTCTTGTCGCAACCATTCCACGTGGCAGAGCAGTTCACAGGCTTAAAAGGCGTACTGGTTGACATTAAAGAAACTATCAAAGGTTTCAACATGATCATGGACGGCGAAGTTGACCAATATCCTGAAGCTGCTTTCAACCTTGTTGGTAGCATCGAAGACGCTATTGAAAAAGGTAAAAAACTGTTAGCTGAAGCTAATAACTAA